A region from the Takifugu rubripes chromosome 22, fTakRub1.2, whole genome shotgun sequence genome encodes:
- the ripk1l gene encoding receptor-interacting serine/threonine-protein kinase 1, translating to MAAAPQLSLHMRSTDLIRKEPLDYGGFGDVYLCLHVTLGQVVMKTIYTGPLHSKEKKKLLIDEGSIMASLNHERVVKLLGVILEDRDCSLVMELIPRGNLLVMLQTVSVPLSVKGRVTLEILEAMVYLSENDIIHKDIKPENILVDQDFHIKIADLGLAVSQAWSKLTKEESRRKSRQTTGERGAGTLSYMAPEHLESIHAASMEKSDVYSFAIVLWVILAGVEPYANARSEDQICQCVRKGDRPAEDLIPKDTPGKLIHLMKWSWQQDPRCRPTFKEAYDFLFPFYMETLAPCVEEDLLKLRMMYEGPEYLVEKMKSLSLSCSLGDCPAPLVSSDSVSVPVEASIEDLHDIQSSQRYIQSDARAASVPQALEEKLNQELQYHQGGNYNSATQADAAKGYLHSSTNPFLPNLPDLTTSGQDRPYTSSVQSFTKAAPVHPTSQEDHPSADPSQSMNSTVPSKPHLSSSVTMPLLPQLNQEHPHSLYSRQQSWPTFPATDTATREYSLGSLLAPSKSRLQDPGSLFIQNASGIQIGSNNKMSIKSCPSWSLPPSSSDSFPFYVKEGVQKYGDHAVTEEHLDLLKENIGAKWKQIARRLGLTDTEIETIEHDFHRDGLTEMVHQMLERWKMKEGSIGYTIGKLLRALDGNINVELIKKILNTCG from the exons ATGGCCGCCGCGCCGCAGCTGTCTCTGCACATGAGATCCACTGATCTCATCAGGAAAGAACCGCTGGACTACGGGGGGTTCGGGGACGTTTACCTGTGCCTACATGTGACCCTCGGACAGGTGGTGATGAAGACCATATACACGGGCCCTCTTCACAGCAA ggagaagaagaagctgctgataGACGAAGGCAGCATCATGGCCAGTCTGAACCATGAGCGTGTGGTCAAGCTGCTGGGGGTGATCTTGGAGGACAGAGACTGCTCCTTGGTCATGGAACTCATCCCCCGGGGCAACCTTCTGGTGATGTTACAGACG GTCTCTGTGCCTCTGTCTGTCAAAGGGAGAGTTACTTTAGAGATCCTGGAAGCCATGGTTTACCTTTCAGAGAATGACATCATACACAAGGACATCAAGCCAGAAAACATTTTAGTGGACCAAGATTTCCACATCAAG ATCGCAGACCTCGGATTGGCCGTATCTCAGGCTTGGAGCAAACTCACAAAGGAGGAGTCTCGCAGGAAGAGTCGGCAGACGACCGGGGAGAGAGGCGCCGGCACCCTGAGCTACATGGCGCCCGAGCACCTGGAGAGCATACACGCCGCCTCCATGGAGAAGTCCGACGTCTACAGCTTCGCCATCGTGCTGTGGGTCATCCTGGCGGGGGTGGAGCCGTATGCCA ATGCCAGGAGCGAAGACCAAATCTGTCAGTGCGTCAGGAAGGGCGACCGACCAGCAGAGGACCTCATTCCTAAGGACACCCCCGGGAAGCTGATTCATCTGATGAAGTGGTCCTGGCAACAAGACCCACGCTGTCGACCGACTTTTAAAG AGGCCTACGActtcttgtttcctttttacatGGAAACGCTTGCACCCTGCGTCGAGGAAGACTTGCTCAAGCTGAGG ATGATGTATGAAGGCCCAGAGTACCTTGTTGAGAAGATGAAATCTCTGTCGCTGAGCTGTTCTTTGGGAG ATTGTCCGGCTCCGTTGGTGAGTTCGGACAGCGTCTCGGTGCCGGTCGAAGCCAGTATTGAGGATCTGCACGATATCCAGTCCTCACAGCGGTATATCCAGAGTGATGCTCGGGCCGCTAGCGTTCCTCAAGCCTTGGAGGAAAAACTGAATCAGGAGCTCCAGTACCACCAAGGTGGCAACTACAACAGCGCCACCCAGGCTGACGCTGCTAAAGGCTAccttcacagcagcaccaatCCTTTCCTGCCAAACCTGCCCGATCTTACAACCTCGGGCCAAGACAGGCCCTACACCTCATCCGTTCAGTCCTTTACCAAAGCTGCGCCCGTGCACCCAACCAGCCAGGAGGATCACCCGTCTGCTGATCCCTCTCAGTCCATGAACTCGACCGTACCTTCGAAGCCGCACTTGTCGTCGTCCGTTACCATGCCTCTTCTGCCACAGCTCAACCAGGAACATCCTCATTCTCTCTACAGCCGCCAACAGTCGTGGCCAACCTTCCCAGCGACAGACACAGCCACCCGTGAATACAGCCTGGGGAGTCTGCTGGCGCCCTCCAAGAGCCGACTACAAGACCCAG GGTCCCTTTTCATTCAGAACGCTAGTGGGATCCAGATCGGAAGCAACAACAAAATGAGCATCAAAAGTTGCCCTTCCTGGAGTTTGCCTCCATCTTCGAGTGACTCATTTCCCTTTTACGTCAAAGAAGGCGTTCAGAAATATG GGGACCATGCGGTGACCGAGGAGCACCTGGATCTGCTCAAAGAAAACATCGGGGCTAAATGGAAGCAGATTGCGCGACGCCTGGGCTTGACCGACACAGAAATAGAGACCATTGAACACGACTTTCACCGCGACGGCCTGACCGAGATGGTGCATCAGATGCTGGAGCGCTGGAAAATGAAGGAGGGAAGCATTGGCTACACGATCGGGAAGTTGTTAAGAGCTCTGGATGGCAACATAAATGTCGAGCTAATCAAGAAAATCCTGAACACCTGCGGTTAA
- the dusp22b gene encoding dual specificity protein phosphatase 22-B isoform X4, with the protein MGNGINKVLPDLYLGNFKDARDREQLARNNITHILSIHDSAAPILKEMTYLCIPAADLPTQNLTQHFKQSIMFMHESRLKGEGCLVHCLAGVSRSVTLVVAYIMTVTRLGWSDALAAVKAARPCAAPNVGFQRQLQEFESTQADKFREWLQMEYKDNPFNDEAQIRDLLVKVPKANSDAEETKKESSSQP; encoded by the exons ATGGGGAATGGCATCAACAAG GTCCTTCCTGATCTGTACCTAGGAAATTTCAAAG ATGCAAGAGATCGAGAACAGTTAGCCAGAAACAATATtacacacattctctctattCATGACAGTGCTGCACCTATTCTAAAG GAGATGACCTATCTCTGTATCCCGGCAGCTGACCTGCCCACACAGAACCT GACGCAGCACTTTAAACAAAGCATAATGTTCATGCACGAATCCCGCCTGAAAGGAGAAGGCTGCCTCGTCCACTG TCTGGCAGGTGTCTCCCGGAGCGTCACCCTAGTGGTCGCCTACATCATGACGGTGACGAGGCTGGGCTGGAGCGACGCGCTGGCGGCGGTGAAGGCCGCCCGGCCCTGTGCCGCCCCCAATGTGGGCTTCCAGCGCCAGCTCCAGGAGTTTGAGAGCACCCAGGCAGataag TTCCGAGAATGGCTGCAGATGGAGTACAAGGACAACCCCTTCAACGACGAGGCCCAGATACGCGACCTGCTTGTCAAGGTGCCAAAAGCCAACAGTGACGCTGAGGAGACCAAAAAGGAGAGCTCCAGCCAGCCATGA
- the dusp22b gene encoding dual specificity protein phosphatase 22-B isoform X3: MGNGINKVLPDLYLGNFKDARDREQLARNNITHILSIHDSAAPILKEMTYLCIPAADLPTQNLTQHFKQSIMFMHESRLKGEGCLVHCLAGVSRSVTLVVAYIMTVTRLGWSDALAAVKAARPCAAPNVGFQRQLQEFESTQADKQFREWLQMEYKDNPFNDEAQIRDLLVKVPKANSDAEETKKESSSQP, translated from the exons ATGGGGAATGGCATCAACAAG GTCCTTCCTGATCTGTACCTAGGAAATTTCAAAG ATGCAAGAGATCGAGAACAGTTAGCCAGAAACAATATtacacacattctctctattCATGACAGTGCTGCACCTATTCTAAAG GAGATGACCTATCTCTGTATCCCGGCAGCTGACCTGCCCACACAGAACCT GACGCAGCACTTTAAACAAAGCATAATGTTCATGCACGAATCCCGCCTGAAAGGAGAAGGCTGCCTCGTCCACTG TCTGGCAGGTGTCTCCCGGAGCGTCACCCTAGTGGTCGCCTACATCATGACGGTGACGAGGCTGGGCTGGAGCGACGCGCTGGCGGCGGTGAAGGCCGCCCGGCCCTGTGCCGCCCCCAATGTGGGCTTCCAGCGCCAGCTCCAGGAGTTTGAGAGCACCCAGGCAGataag CAGTTCCGAGAATGGCTGCAGATGGAGTACAAGGACAACCCCTTCAACGACGAGGCCCAGATACGCGACCTGCTTGTCAAGGTGCCAAAAGCCAACAGTGACGCTGAGGAGACCAAAAAGGAGAGCTCCAGCCAGCCATGA
- the dusp22b gene encoding dual specificity protein phosphatase 22-B isoform X5 has protein sequence MGNGINKVLPDLYLGNFKDARDREQLARNNITHILSIHDSAAPILKEMTYLCIPAADLPTQNLLAGVSRSVTLVVAYIMTVTRLGWSDALAAVKAARPCAAPNVGFQRQLQEFESTQADKQFREWLQMEYKDNPFNDEAQIRDLLVKVPKANSDAEETKKESSSQP, from the exons ATGGGGAATGGCATCAACAAG GTCCTTCCTGATCTGTACCTAGGAAATTTCAAAG ATGCAAGAGATCGAGAACAGTTAGCCAGAAACAATATtacacacattctctctattCATGACAGTGCTGCACCTATTCTAAAG GAGATGACCTATCTCTGTATCCCGGCAGCTGACCTGCCCACACAGAACCT TCTGGCAGGTGTCTCCCGGAGCGTCACCCTAGTGGTCGCCTACATCATGACGGTGACGAGGCTGGGCTGGAGCGACGCGCTGGCGGCGGTGAAGGCCGCCCGGCCCTGTGCCGCCCCCAATGTGGGCTTCCAGCGCCAGCTCCAGGAGTTTGAGAGCACCCAGGCAGataag CAGTTCCGAGAATGGCTGCAGATGGAGTACAAGGACAACCCCTTCAACGACGAGGCCCAGATACGCGACCTGCTTGTCAAGGTGCCAAAAGCCAACAGTGACGCTGAGGAGACCAAAAAGGAGAGCTCCAGCCAGCCATGA
- the dusp22b gene encoding dual specificity protein phosphatase 22-B isoform X1 — protein sequence MQEGSLTTRDNNTPPPNARIKHAVVVSYSPRVESVNRVDVGLRNVTPGLLSHKRAQPRKINEQKCFFFLPKVKFVKTRRFVSRLRRTQHFKQSIMFMHESRLKGEGCLVHCLAGVSRSVTLVVAYIMTVTRLGWSDALAAVKAARPCAAPNVGFQRQLQEFESTQADKQFREWLQMEYKDNPFNDEAQIRDLLVKVPKANSDAEETKKESSSQP from the exons atgcAGGAAGGAAGTCTCACCACTCGTGacaataacaccccccccccaaacgctcGCATTAAGCATGCTGTGGTTGTCTCATATTCCCCACGAGTTGAGAGTGTGAACCGTGTGGACGTGGGTTTGAGAAATGTGACACCGGGTCTCTTAAGCCACAAACGAGCACAGCCGAGGAAGATTAATgaacaaaagtgttttttttttcttccaaaagtCAAGTTCGTTAAGACGCGACGGTTTGTCTCTCGCCTCCGCAGGACGCAGCACTTTAAACAAAGCATAATGTTCATGCACGAATCCCGCCTGAAAGGAGAAGGCTGCCTCGTCCACTG TCTGGCAGGTGTCTCCCGGAGCGTCACCCTAGTGGTCGCCTACATCATGACGGTGACGAGGCTGGGCTGGAGCGACGCGCTGGCGGCGGTGAAGGCCGCCCGGCCCTGTGCCGCCCCCAATGTGGGCTTCCAGCGCCAGCTCCAGGAGTTTGAGAGCACCCAGGCAGataag CAGTTCCGAGAATGGCTGCAGATGGAGTACAAGGACAACCCCTTCAACGACGAGGCCCAGATACGCGACCTGCTTGTCAAGGTGCCAAAAGCCAACAGTGACGCTGAGGAGACCAAAAAGGAGAGCTCCAGCCAGCCATGA
- the dusp22b gene encoding dual specificity protein phosphatase 22-B isoform X2 gives MQEGSLTTRDNNTPPPNARIKHAVVVSYSPRVESVNRVDVGLRNVTPGLLSHKRAQPRKINEQKCFFFLPKVKFVKTRRFVSRLRRTQHFKQSIMFMHESRLKGEGCLVHCLAGVSRSVTLVVAYIMTVTRLGWSDALAAVKAARPCAAPNVGFQRQLQEFESTQADKFREWLQMEYKDNPFNDEAQIRDLLVKVPKANSDAEETKKESSSQP, from the exons atgcAGGAAGGAAGTCTCACCACTCGTGacaataacaccccccccccaaacgctcGCATTAAGCATGCTGTGGTTGTCTCATATTCCCCACGAGTTGAGAGTGTGAACCGTGTGGACGTGGGTTTGAGAAATGTGACACCGGGTCTCTTAAGCCACAAACGAGCACAGCCGAGGAAGATTAATgaacaaaagtgttttttttttcttccaaaagtCAAGTTCGTTAAGACGCGACGGTTTGTCTCTCGCCTCCGCAGGACGCAGCACTTTAAACAAAGCATAATGTTCATGCACGAATCCCGCCTGAAAGGAGAAGGCTGCCTCGTCCACTG TCTGGCAGGTGTCTCCCGGAGCGTCACCCTAGTGGTCGCCTACATCATGACGGTGACGAGGCTGGGCTGGAGCGACGCGCTGGCGGCGGTGAAGGCCGCCCGGCCCTGTGCCGCCCCCAATGTGGGCTTCCAGCGCCAGCTCCAGGAGTTTGAGAGCACCCAGGCAGataag TTCCGAGAATGGCTGCAGATGGAGTACAAGGACAACCCCTTCAACGACGAGGCCCAGATACGCGACCTGCTTGTCAAGGTGCCAAAAGCCAACAGTGACGCTGAGGAGACCAAAAAGGAGAGCTCCAGCCAGCCATGA
- the irf4a gene encoding interferon regulatory factor 4a isoform X3: protein MSVDEDGGMLVSCGNGKLRQWLINQIDSRKYPGLIWENADKSIFRIPWKHAGKQDYNREEDAALFKAWAMFKGKFKEGVDKPDPPTWKTRLRCALNKSNDFDELVDRSQLDISEPYKVYRIIPEEAKKAGVKMSIMKDAQSAPLGYIPPYTSLHTQVPGYMLSPERREWRDYSPPEQQPLPPAHHHASHADLQYGQCHYLPPFSRPWSTSHAENDSHSYTMDQNNSLTDFSLHVSLYCRETLVKEVTTTSPEGCRITFSSSSSSSSSPSSSSSSSPPSPCPEDRFHTKAEVILFPYPYPESHRQGAELLPSVLETGVLLWVTPDGLYAKRLCRGPVYWEGPTAPYSDKPNKLEKAQPCKLLDTQQFLVELQDFAQHGRHVPRHQVALCFGDEHLGPQRPRKMFTAQVEPVFARKLVYYYQQSHHLHSYDPVQEQNTSLTVPLQRTLQHIQE from the exons ATGAGTGTGGATGAGGATGGTGGGATGTTGGTCAGCTGCGGCAACGGCAAACTGAGGCAGTGGCTGATCAACCAGATTGACAGCAGGAAGTATCCCGGCCTGATTTGGGAAAACGCAGATAAAAGTATCTTCCGGATTCCATGGAAACATGCTGGAAAACAAGACTataacagagaggaggatgctGCACTCTTCAAG GCATGGGCAATGTTTAAAGGAAAATTTAAAGAAGGAGTCGACAAGCCGGATCCTCCTACATGGAAGACGAGATTACGCTGTGCTCTAAATAAGAGCAATGACTTTGATGAGTTAGTCGACAGAAGCCAGCTGGATATCTCTGAACCCTATAAAGTCTACAGAATCATTCCAGAAGAAGCCAAAAAAG CAGGCGTGAAGATGAGCATCATGAAGGACGCACAGTCAGCGCCGCTCGGCTATATTCCTCCATATACGTCTCTGCACACTCAG GTCCCGGGTTATATGCTAAGTCCGGAGAGACGGGAGTGGAGGGATTACTCGCCACCGGAACAGCAGCCTCTCCCTCCTGCACATCACCACGCCTCACATGCAGACCTACAATACGGTCAGTGCCACTACCTGCCGCCGTTCAGCCGACCCTGGTCCACATCGCATGCAGAAAATG ACTCCCATTCTTACACAATGGACCAAAACAACAGCTTGACAG ATTTCAGCCTCCATGTGTCGCTATACTGCAGAGAAACTTTGGTGAAGGAAGTTACCACCACCAGCCCAGAGGGATGCAGGAtcaccttctcctcttcttcctcctcctcctcctctccatcctcttcctcttcttcctcccctccgtcccctTGCCCAGAGGACAGGTTTCACACCAAGGCAGAAGTCATTCTCTTTCCTTACCCATACCCCGAGTCTCACCGGCAGGGTGCGGAGCTGCTCCCCAGCGTGCTGGAAACAGGGGTGCTCCTGTGGGTGACACCTGATGGATTATACGCCAAACGCCTCTGCCGGGGGCCAGTTTACTGGGAGGGGCCTACGGCTCCGTACTCAGACAAACCCAACAAACTGGAGAAGGCGCAGCCCTGCAAACTGTTGGACACCCAGCAATTCCTTGTTG AGCTTCAAGACTTCGCCCAACATGGCCGACACGTACCGAGacaccaggtggcgctgtgtTTCGGAGACGAGCACCTCGGCCCCCAGCGGCCAAGAAAGATGTTCACAGCGCAG GTGGAGCCGGTGTTTGCCAGAAAACTGGTGTACTATTATCAGCAGAGCCACCATCTGCACAGTTACGACCCCGTCCAGGAGCAGAACACGTCCCTCACAGTCCCTCTGCAGAGAACGCTGCAGCATATTCAGGAGTGA
- the irf4a gene encoding interferon regulatory factor 4a isoform X1, translated as MSVDEDGGMLVSCGNGKLRQWLINQIDSRKYPGLIWENADKSIFRIPWKHAGKQDYNREEDAALFKAWAMFKGKFKEGVDKPDPPTWKTRLRCALNKSNDFDELVDRSQLDISEPYKVYRIIPEEAKKAGVKMSIMKDAQSAPLGYIPPYTSLHTQVPGYMLSPERREWRDYSPPEQQPLPPAHHHASHADLQYGQCHYLPPFSRPWSTSHAENGFQLSFHTYFADSHSYTMDQNNSLTDFSLHVSLYCRETLVKEVTTTSPEGCRITFSSSSSSSSSPSSSSSSSPPSPCPEDRFHTKAEVILFPYPYPESHRQGAELLPSVLETGVLLWVTPDGLYAKRLCRGPVYWEGPTAPYSDKPNKLEKAQPCKLLDTQQFLVELQDFAQHGRHVPRHQVALCFGDEHLGPQRPRKMFTAQVEPVFARKLVYYYQQSHHLHSYDPVQEQNTSLTVPLQRTLQHIQE; from the exons ATGAGTGTGGATGAGGATGGTGGGATGTTGGTCAGCTGCGGCAACGGCAAACTGAGGCAGTGGCTGATCAACCAGATTGACAGCAGGAAGTATCCCGGCCTGATTTGGGAAAACGCAGATAAAAGTATCTTCCGGATTCCATGGAAACATGCTGGAAAACAAGACTataacagagaggaggatgctGCACTCTTCAAG GCATGGGCAATGTTTAAAGGAAAATTTAAAGAAGGAGTCGACAAGCCGGATCCTCCTACATGGAAGACGAGATTACGCTGTGCTCTAAATAAGAGCAATGACTTTGATGAGTTAGTCGACAGAAGCCAGCTGGATATCTCTGAACCCTATAAAGTCTACAGAATCATTCCAGAAGAAGCCAAAAAAG CAGGCGTGAAGATGAGCATCATGAAGGACGCACAGTCAGCGCCGCTCGGCTATATTCCTCCATATACGTCTCTGCACACTCAG GTCCCGGGTTATATGCTAAGTCCGGAGAGACGGGAGTGGAGGGATTACTCGCCACCGGAACAGCAGCCTCTCCCTCCTGCACATCACCACGCCTCACATGCAGACCTACAATACGGTCAGTGCCACTACCTGCCGCCGTTCAGCCGACCCTGGTCCACATCGCATGCAGAAAATG GGTTTCAGCTGTCCTTCCATACCTACTTTGCAGACTCCCATTCTTACACAATGGACCAAAACAACAGCTTGACAG ATTTCAGCCTCCATGTGTCGCTATACTGCAGAGAAACTTTGGTGAAGGAAGTTACCACCACCAGCCCAGAGGGATGCAGGAtcaccttctcctcttcttcctcctcctcctcctctccatcctcttcctcttcttcctcccctccgtcccctTGCCCAGAGGACAGGTTTCACACCAAGGCAGAAGTCATTCTCTTTCCTTACCCATACCCCGAGTCTCACCGGCAGGGTGCGGAGCTGCTCCCCAGCGTGCTGGAAACAGGGGTGCTCCTGTGGGTGACACCTGATGGATTATACGCCAAACGCCTCTGCCGGGGGCCAGTTTACTGGGAGGGGCCTACGGCTCCGTACTCAGACAAACCCAACAAACTGGAGAAGGCGCAGCCCTGCAAACTGTTGGACACCCAGCAATTCCTTGTTG AGCTTCAAGACTTCGCCCAACATGGCCGACACGTACCGAGacaccaggtggcgctgtgtTTCGGAGACGAGCACCTCGGCCCCCAGCGGCCAAGAAAGATGTTCACAGCGCAG GTGGAGCCGGTGTTTGCCAGAAAACTGGTGTACTATTATCAGCAGAGCCACCATCTGCACAGTTACGACCCCGTCCAGGAGCAGAACACGTCCCTCACAGTCCCTCTGCAGAGAACGCTGCAGCATATTCAGGAGTGA
- the irf4a gene encoding interferon regulatory factor 4a isoform X2 — MSVDEDGGMLVSCGNGKLRQWLINQIDSRKYPGLIWENADKSIFRIPWKHAGKQDYNREEDAALFKAWAMFKGKFKEGVDKPDPPTWKTRLRCALNKSNDFDELVDRSQLDISEPYKVYRIIPEEAKKGVKMSIMKDAQSAPLGYIPPYTSLHTQVPGYMLSPERREWRDYSPPEQQPLPPAHHHASHADLQYGQCHYLPPFSRPWSTSHAENGFQLSFHTYFADSHSYTMDQNNSLTDFSLHVSLYCRETLVKEVTTTSPEGCRITFSSSSSSSSSPSSSSSSSPPSPCPEDRFHTKAEVILFPYPYPESHRQGAELLPSVLETGVLLWVTPDGLYAKRLCRGPVYWEGPTAPYSDKPNKLEKAQPCKLLDTQQFLVELQDFAQHGRHVPRHQVALCFGDEHLGPQRPRKMFTAQVEPVFARKLVYYYQQSHHLHSYDPVQEQNTSLTVPLQRTLQHIQE, encoded by the exons ATGAGTGTGGATGAGGATGGTGGGATGTTGGTCAGCTGCGGCAACGGCAAACTGAGGCAGTGGCTGATCAACCAGATTGACAGCAGGAAGTATCCCGGCCTGATTTGGGAAAACGCAGATAAAAGTATCTTCCGGATTCCATGGAAACATGCTGGAAAACAAGACTataacagagaggaggatgctGCACTCTTCAAG GCATGGGCAATGTTTAAAGGAAAATTTAAAGAAGGAGTCGACAAGCCGGATCCTCCTACATGGAAGACGAGATTACGCTGTGCTCTAAATAAGAGCAATGACTTTGATGAGTTAGTCGACAGAAGCCAGCTGGATATCTCTGAACCCTATAAAGTCTACAGAATCATTCCAGAAGAAGCCAAAAAAG GCGTGAAGATGAGCATCATGAAGGACGCACAGTCAGCGCCGCTCGGCTATATTCCTCCATATACGTCTCTGCACACTCAG GTCCCGGGTTATATGCTAAGTCCGGAGAGACGGGAGTGGAGGGATTACTCGCCACCGGAACAGCAGCCTCTCCCTCCTGCACATCACCACGCCTCACATGCAGACCTACAATACGGTCAGTGCCACTACCTGCCGCCGTTCAGCCGACCCTGGTCCACATCGCATGCAGAAAATG GGTTTCAGCTGTCCTTCCATACCTACTTTGCAGACTCCCATTCTTACACAATGGACCAAAACAACAGCTTGACAG ATTTCAGCCTCCATGTGTCGCTATACTGCAGAGAAACTTTGGTGAAGGAAGTTACCACCACCAGCCCAGAGGGATGCAGGAtcaccttctcctcttcttcctcctcctcctcctctccatcctcttcctcttcttcctcccctccgtcccctTGCCCAGAGGACAGGTTTCACACCAAGGCAGAAGTCATTCTCTTTCCTTACCCATACCCCGAGTCTCACCGGCAGGGTGCGGAGCTGCTCCCCAGCGTGCTGGAAACAGGGGTGCTCCTGTGGGTGACACCTGATGGATTATACGCCAAACGCCTCTGCCGGGGGCCAGTTTACTGGGAGGGGCCTACGGCTCCGTACTCAGACAAACCCAACAAACTGGAGAAGGCGCAGCCCTGCAAACTGTTGGACACCCAGCAATTCCTTGTTG AGCTTCAAGACTTCGCCCAACATGGCCGACACGTACCGAGacaccaggtggcgctgtgtTTCGGAGACGAGCACCTCGGCCCCCAGCGGCCAAGAAAGATGTTCACAGCGCAG GTGGAGCCGGTGTTTGCCAGAAAACTGGTGTACTATTATCAGCAGAGCCACCATCTGCACAGTTACGACCCCGTCCAGGAGCAGAACACGTCCCTCACAGTCCCTCTGCAGAGAACGCTGCAGCATATTCAGGAGTGA
- the foxq1a gene encoding forkhead box protein Q1a has product MKLEVLCGGHYNKKHQVSADARGSARSPLSADEDLVSEWDCVAHSPSLVTPCTVDTKSKPYTRRPKPPLSYIALIAMAIRDSGSGRLTLAEINNYLMQKFPFFRGSYTGWRNSVRHNLSLNDCFIKVLRDPSRPWGKDNYWMLNPNSEYTFADGVFRRRRKRIDKKLKTESSRAEQQAAPPSSPAPETDACGKFTSSFTIDSILSKPFKRDPLGRHLSARSAFTWRCHFEPMMNSSGAHASFSNVKPTRAIDDVRVSDLRNSGLLTYTTSPHQK; this is encoded by the coding sequence ATGAAGCTGGAGGTGTTGTGCGGCGGCCACTACAATAAAAAACACCAGGTGAGCGCAGATGCGCGGGGGAGCGCgcgctctcctctctctgccgATGAGGACCTGGTGTCAGAGTGGGACTGCGTGGCGCACAGCCCGTCGCTCGTGACTCCGTGCACCGTGGACACCAAGTCTAAACCGTACACACGGAGACCCAAACCTCCTCTCTCGTACATCGCCCTCATCGCCATGGCAATCCGGGACTCCGGCTCTGGACGCCTGACTCTGGCGGAGATCAACAACTACCTTATGCAGAAGTTTCCTTTTTTCAGAGGCAGCTACACGGGCTGGAGGAACTCTGTTCGACACAACCTGTCTCTCAACGACTGCTTCATCAAAGTGCTGCGCGACCCGTCCAGACCTTGGGGAAAGGACAATTACTGGATGCTGAATCCCAACAGTGAGTACACCTTTGCTGATGGAGTGTTCCGGCGCAGGAGAAAGCGCATTGACAAGAAACTCAAGACGGAGTCGTCGCGcgcagagcagcaggctgcgCCGCCTTCTTCGCCTGCTCCAGAGACTGACGCGTGCGGCAAGTTTACGAGTTCATTCACGATAGACAGCATCCTCAGCAAGCCCTTCAAGAGAGACCCACTAGGACGCCATTTGTCAGCCCGATCTGCCTTCACCTGGCGGTGCCACTTTGAACCGATGATGAACTCTTCCGGCGCGCACGCCTCTTTTTCAAACGTCAAACCAACGCGTGCAATTGACGACGTGCGTGTGTCAGACCTTCGCAACAGTGGCCTCCTCACGTACACAACGTCACCGCATCAGAAATGA